The genomic stretch gctgccctgtatataaatcaagtgacgggataaatgataggctgatattttttttgCCACGCCGCGATCGAGGAGGTTCAGGAGGTTGACTTACCAAATCTCACCGTTGTCAAATTCCAGGACTCCATGTGTGTCTTCAAAGTTCTCACCACCTCCTTTAGCCGTGCCCTGTGCGGTACTGTATGGCACTACCACAACGCCACAAGCTCCTGATTTTCGGAGAACCTTCACTTCCAATACTCCAATACTCTTGCTCACGGTCACCGTCTCCTCCTCAAATGTAAAGATTCCTGCATGGTCATCATCCAAAATGGTGATCTTTGCTGTGCATGGATGACTTAAAGTTGCACAGGAGACCTTGGCATTTCCCTCAGACAGAACCGTCACATTACTGAGATGAACCAGGAAGTGCTCGTCTTCCTCAAATATATCGTCATCAACaatgttgatgctgatgaccttcTGGGTTTCACCAGGTTGAAACAGAAGAGCTCCTTCTGTGAACTGGTAGTCTGAGTCAGATCTTGCTGTACCATCTTCAGTCTGATAGTTTACCAGGACTGAAGTCCTTAGGTCTCCGCCGCGCCGGACCACATTCAGCGCTACACTGCCACAGTTCTCCACACACTGGTAGAAACCAGGGTGGAagaacacctcagaggaggggcTGTTAGACACCTCTGAGCAGATGTCATAGTTGGTTGCTCGCACATGGTTTTTTATCTGGCATTGATGAAGAGGTCCACCGGCTTGCTGCTGCTTCAAAACCTGATCAGTAAGCCTATCAGTTAGTAGGTCATCCAGTCCCTTGCATTCATGTCCAAGGTCTTCTCCATGAGAGTTGAGGTCCACGTGCATTGTAAGTTCTGGttctccttccatttcaatTATCACTCCTTTCCGCTTTCCTGCTCTATAGCGTTTATACACATATTTATAGAAGAGCAGGCGTTGGTCAGCCACATATGCAAATCCAacacagagagggaagaagaagagtgtGAGGAGCCCCTCCCATATCTCCACAACACCTGGAGTTGTGACGGCAAGAATCATATAAAGCCACGTATAGGCAAAGATGCTCCAGATGGCAGTGACAAAGAAAACCCTCAGGTGCTTTACTTTCCGTGTTTGTCCCTCCGGAATGATGGACACACAAAGGCCAATGATGACAAACATGTTGAAGGCGGCACTTCCCACGATGGTGTTGGGTCCAAGCTCGCCTGCATCAAAGTTGTGACCACAAACCTCCACCACAGACAGGAGGATCTCTGGGGCAGAAGAACCCAGGGCCATGAGGGTTAGGTTTGACACCGTCTCATTCCAGATGCGCACCGTGGTGGTGATTTTCTCACCATTGGGCTTCTTGATTGTGATCTTTCTCTCCTGGGAGGTGATGACCTCAATGGAGGCCATGAAGCGGTCTG from Takifugu flavidus isolate HTHZ2018 chromosome 6, ASM371156v2, whole genome shotgun sequence encodes the following:
- the slc8a1a gene encoding sodium/calcium exchanger 1a isoform X2 encodes the protein MGNVSDARVSRSLGVAMRQVGWQFSSYQLVLLLSFISIDLPLAAGGGSNNTLKNSTVCEGRTNCIEGVILPIWKPENPTFTERLSRATVYFVALVYMFLGVSIIADRFMASIEVITSQERKITIKKPNGEKITTTVRIWNETVSNLTLMALGSSAPEILLSVVEVCGHNFDAGELGPNTIVGSAAFNMFVIIGLCVSIIPEGQTRKVKHLRVFFVTAIWSIFAYTWLYMILAVTTPGVVEIWEGLLTLFFFPLCVGFAYVADQRLLFYKYVYKRYRAGKRKGVIIEMEGEPELTMHVDLNSHGEDLGHECKGLDDLLTDRLTDQVLKQQQAGGPLHQCQIKNHVRATNYDICSEVSNSPSSEVFFHPGFYQCVENCGSVALNVVRRGGDLRTSVLVNYQTEDGTARSDSDYQFTEGALLFQPGETQKVISINIVDDDIFEEDEHFLVHLSNVTVLSEGNAKVSCATLSHPCTAKITILDDDHAGIFTFEEETVTVSKSIGVLEVKVLRKSGACGVVVVPYSTAQGTAKGGGENFEDTHGVLEFDNGEICKTIQVNIIDDEEYEKNKNFFIELGDPRLLEMSERKARLLQEVGRDMYRKVQEWHPSAAMINIPGDKDEMLLTNQEKEEQRIAVMGRPILGEHVKLEVTIEESYEFKSTVDKLLKKTNLALVVGTNSWREQFVEAITITSDTFASKVSAVQDQYADASIGNVTGSNAVNVFLGIGVAWSIAAIYHYFQGEEFKVDPGTLAFSVTLFTIFAFICIAVLIYRRRPEIGGELGGPKVPKMLTTGLFFSLWLMYIFFSSLEAYCHIQAF
- the slc8a1a gene encoding sodium/calcium exchanger 1a isoform X3 — protein: MFLGVSIIADRFMASIEVITSQERKITIKKPNGEKITTTVRIWNETVSNLTLMALGSSAPEILLSVVEVCGHNFDAGELGPNTIVGSAAFNMFVIIGLCVSIIPEGQTRKVKHLRVFFVTAIWSIFAYTWLYMILAVTTPGVVEIWEGLLTLFFFPLCVGFAYVADQRLLFYKYVYKRYRAGKRKGVIIEMEGEPELTMHVDLNSHGEDLGHECKGLDDLLTDRLTDQVLKQQQAGGPLHQCQIKNHVRATNYDICSEVSNSPSSEVFFHPGFYQCVENCGSVALNVVRRGGDLRTSVLVNYQTEDGTARSDSDYQFTEGALLFQPGETQKVISINIVDDDIFEEDEHFLVHLSNVTVLSEGNAKVSCATLSHPCTAKITILDDDHAGIFTFEEETVTVSKSIGVLEVKVLRKSGACGVVVVPYSTAQGTAKGGGENFEDTHGVLEFDNGEICKTIQVNIIDDEEYEKNKNFFIELGDPRLLEMSERKARLLQEVGKFVQTGRDMYRKVQEWHPSAAMINIPGDKDEMLLTNQEKEEQRIAVMGRPILGEHVKLEVTIEESYEFKSTVDKLLKKTNLALVVGTNSWREQFVEAITITSDTFASKVSAVQDQYADASIGNVTGSNAVNVFLGIGVAWSIAAIYHYFQGEEFKVDPGTLAFSVTLFTIFAFICIAVLIYRRRPEIGGELGGPKVPKMLTTGLFFSLWLMYIFFSSLEAYCHIQAF
- the slc8a1a gene encoding sodium/calcium exchanger 1a isoform X1, translated to MGNVSDARVSRSLGVAMRQVGWQFSSYQLVLLLSFISIDLPLAAGGGSNNTLKNSTVCEGRTNCIEGVILPIWKPENPTFTERLSRATVYFVALVYMFLGVSIIADRFMASIEVITSQERKITIKKPNGEKITTTVRIWNETVSNLTLMALGSSAPEILLSVVEVCGHNFDAGELGPNTIVGSAAFNMFVIIGLCVSIIPEGQTRKVKHLRVFFVTAIWSIFAYTWLYMILAVTTPGVVEIWEGLLTLFFFPLCVGFAYVADQRLLFYKYVYKRYRAGKRKGVIIEMEGEPELTMHVDLNSHGEDLGHECKGLDDLLTDRLTDQVLKQQQAGGPLHQCQIKNHVRATNYDICSEVSNSPSSEVFFHPGFYQCVENCGSVALNVVRRGGDLRTSVLVNYQTEDGTARSDSDYQFTEGALLFQPGETQKVISINIVDDDIFEEDEHFLVHLSNVTVLSEGNAKVSCATLSHPCTAKITILDDDHAGIFTFEEETVTVSKSIGVLEVKVLRKSGACGVVVVPYSTAQGTAKGGGENFEDTHGVLEFDNGEICKTIQVNIIDDEEYEKNKNFFIELGDPRLLEMSERKARLLQEVGKFVQTGRDMYRKVQEWHPSAAMINIPGDKDEMLLTNQEKEEQRIAVMGRPILGEHVKLEVTIEESYEFKSTVDKLLKKTNLALVVGTNSWREQFVEAITITSDTFASKVSAVQDQYADASIGNVTGSNAVNVFLGIGVAWSIAAIYHYFQGEEFKVDPGTLAFSVTLFTIFAFICIAVLIYRRRPEIGGELGGPKVPKMLTTGLFFSLWLMYIFFSSLEAYCHIQAF